Within the Longimicrobiales bacterium genome, the region GCCACGCCTCCCCCATGCGACCGAGCTCGCGACGCTCGCGCTCACCCAGGGGCAGTGCGGCGAGTCGCTCGAGCGACGTCGTGAACTCGGCACTCACCTGCTCGAACTTGCCGACGTATCCCGTGTCAGCGGTCACGACATACTTGCTGAGCGTCTCCTGCAGCTGGTCGAGACGCGCGACCTGCTCGGTGGCGCTCGCGTGCAGGCGTGCGGACGTTTCCGACAGCTCGCGCCCTGCCCGCACGCTTTCCCGGATCGTCCCCACATGGAAGACGAGCAGCCCGATCAGGATGGCAACGTGCACCGCGAACGCCGCCGCCAGGCGTGCGCCAACGCTCATCCGCCGCCTATGCATGGCCGTACGCCTTCAGCTTGTTGCGCACCGTCTTGACGTCGACGCCGAGCTCGCGGGCTGCCGCCGCCTTGTTGTTGCCGACGCGCGCGAGCGTTTCCAGGATCAGCGTACGCTCGGCTTCGGCGAGCGTGATGCCCGGTCGCAGCCGGATGCTGCCGTCGCCCGTGCCTCCGTTGCGCAGGTACGGCGGCAGGTGGCGCGGCTCGATCCAGCCGGAACGTGCGATGATCACCGCGCGCTCGATCACGTTGCGCAGCTCGCGAACGTTGCCCGGCCAAGGCGCACCCCGCAGCATCTCGAGCGCTTCGGCGCGCACACCATGCACGCTCGCGCCATGCTTGCTGTTGAACTCGCCGATGAAATACTGCGCGAGCAGCGGGATGTCGCTGTTCCGTTCACGCAGCGGCGGCAGGACGACGGAGAACACGTTGAGCCGGTAGAACAGGTCCTCCCGCAGGCTGCCCTCACGTACGGCCATCGCGGGATCCCGGTTGGTCGCAGCGATGACGCGCACGTCGAACGGTATCTCGCGCGCGCCGCCGATGCGCCGCGCACTGCCCTCCTCCAGCACACGCAGCAGCTTCGGCTGCAGGTGGATGGGCATCTCGGCGATCTCGTCGAGGAACAGTGTGCCGCCGGTCGCCATCTCGAAGCACCCCTCACGGGTGCGCGTCGCGCCGGTGAATGCACCCTGCTCGTGGCCGAACAGCTCGCTCTCCACCAGCTCGTCCGGAATCGCCGCCGCATTGAGGGCGAGGAACGGTCCGCGACGGCGCGTGCTCAGGTCGTGGATCGCCCGTGCGACGACTTCCTTTCCGGTGCCGCTCTCCCCCGTGATGATCGCAGACGCATCGCTGCCGGCGAGGAGATCGATGGTCGCGAGCACGTCACGCATCGGCCGGCTGCGTCCGATGACGCGGCCCGCGGCACCAGCATCGCCCAGCTGCGCCTCGAGCTGCCGCACCTCCTCCCGCTCGCGCAGCTCGATGGCCGTCGACTCGAGCAGCACGTGCAGCGTGGTGTAGTCGATCGGCTTGGTCAGGAAGTCCTGGGCGCCCGCCTTCATTGCTTCCACCGCCGCGTCGACGCCGGCGTGGGCCGTGATCAGGATCACGGGCAGCGCCGAATCCACCGCCTTCAACCGGCGGAGCAGGTCGATGCCGGAGGTCCCGGGCAGGACGACGTCCGTGACGACAACGTCTGGACGCCACTCGTCGATCCGCGCCTCGGCCTCCTCGACATCCTTGCCCGCGCGGACGTCGTAACCCCAGCCGCGCAGGCGGAGGAGGAGGACTTCGCGGAGGGCCGCCTCGTCGTCGACGATGAGGACACGTAGGGATTCCTGCGCCATTCGGGATTTCCTGCGCCTGCTGGTTGCGGAGTCAAACGATGGGGGTGTTGCAAGAATCAGTCACATGACGGATCTGCAACTGGCACATCACGTTAACACCAACGGCGGGATTGGGCGGCAGGTGGCGAAATCTACGCAGCGATTGCGGTCGTCGCCTCCAGGTAGCGCTCGAGGATCTCCTCGGCGTCGGCGAGGGTGCGGACCTGGAAGAGCTCTTCGCGGAGCTTGCGGCCGTCCGGCAGCCCCTTGGTGTACCACCCCAGGTGCTTGCGGAACTCCAGCATCGCCCTGGCCTCGTCCTGCTCGAACGCGATGGCGTTGCGGGCATGGTGGATGACGACGCGGAAGCGCTCGGCAGCGTCGGGCTCGGCGGGAATGGGGCGGCCGTCGAGGGCGGCGCGGGCCTCGCGGAAGATCCAGGGACGGCCGTGAGAGCCGCGGGCGATCATGATGCCGGCGCAGCCCGTATCCTCGCGCATGCGGCGCGCGTCCTCGCCCGACCAGACGTCCCCGTTACCGATCACGGGAATGTCGAGCGCCTCGACAACGGCGGCGATCTCCCGCCAGTCAGCCCGGCCGGAGTACATCTGCGTGCGGGACCGGGCGTGCAGCGTCAGCACCTCGGCGCCCGCGTCCTGGCAGCGCAGCGCGATGCCGACCGGGTCACGTGTGTCGTCGCTCCAGCCACTGCGGATCTTGACCGTGGTCGGGATCTCGATGGCGTCCGCGACGGCCCGGATGATCGCCTCGACGAGGTCCAGGTCGCGCAGGCAGCCGGACCCGCCGTTCCGCTTCACGACCTTCTTGACGGGGCAGCCGAAGTTGATGTCCAGGAAGTCGGGACGATACACCTCCTCGACGAGCGCCGCGGCCTCGGCCATCGCGCCCGGATCGGCACCGAAGATCTGCACGCCGATCGGTCGCTCTGCGTCATCGAAGCGCAGGTAGGCGTGCGTGCGCTCACTGCCGCGGCGCAGCCCCTCGGCGGAAACGAACTCGCTGACCACGACGTCGGCGCCGAAGCTGCGGCACAGGCGACGGAACGGTGCCTCGCTCACCCCGGCCTGTGGGGCGAGGTAGAGCGGGACCGCCCCTTCGCGGAGCCCCCGGAGAAGGTCGCTGAACATGCCGAAAATTAGCCGCAGACAGGAAATCGATCAATCCGCAAAGGGATGTTTTGCCCCTCATGGCACACGGGTTTATGTTCGTGCCCCGGCTCTTGCCGGCTGACACTTGCTCGACACGGGACGGACGACAATGGATCTGAGGGATTTTTTCGATAGGGACGCGATCAGCCTGAGTCTCAGGGCGGAGACCAAGGATGACGCGTTGCGGGAGCTCGTCTCGCTTCTCGGGCTGGAAGAGAAGAACGAGTCGATTCTCGTGAAGATGCTGAAACGAAGGGAGAATCTCGGCTCGACCGGGATCGGTCGCGGGATTGCCATTCCCCACTGCCGTTCACTGGTCGTCAACAAGCTGCGCGTCGCATTCGGCAGAAAGAATGGCGGCATCGACTTCAATGCCATCGACAGCCAGCCGGTGGAGTTCATCTTCCTGATCGTCGCACCGCCGCTCGAAGTGAACAACCAGTATCTGCCGGTGCTCGGTCGCCTCGCGCAGTTTGCCAAGGACCCGGAGAACGTGAAGGCACTGAAGACGGTGCAGACCCCCGAGGAGTTCCTCGCACTCCTGGAGCAGCAGGCTCAGGCCTGAGCCGCGCCGCTCCCGGCGGCAATGAACCGGCGGGCGTCACCCGAGCGTTCGGTGACGCCTGTCCGGTCCAGGTACTCCAGCAGCGGAATCAGGTGCTTCCGCGTCACCCCCCACACCTCCCGGAAATCAGCGGGCCCGACATCGCCACGGTCGGCCAGGGCGCTGCGTGCTCCGGCGATCCCGGCACGCAGCGCTTCGGTCCATACCCACCGTCCCGGCTCGATGGCGGTCAGCTCGCCGTGACGCGCCAGCAGCCGCAGCGCGGCGCCGCAGTCCGGATGGGAGGCGACCTCCCGTGGCAGCTCCCCTTCGGTTGGTGCGGCCATTCCGGCATCGCGGTAGATCGCGCCGAGGGCGTCCAGCAGTGCCTGGTGCGCGGAGGAGACCTGTGGCTGCCATCCCGCACGAGCGTAGAGTGCGCCGCTGACGCTCACGCGGCCGTGTCGCACGAGATCATCGATCGCGGCGTGCAGCAGCTCTGTGTGTGCGCGCGTGGGCAAAGCGCGTCGGAGCACGTCGCGTTCACAACCGGGTTCGAGCGGCTGCGCACGGTGCCATGTGTCGATCGCCTGCTCGATGCGCAGTCCGGCGTCCGTTAGCACGCTCCGCGCAAAGACGCGGGTGGCGGTCAGGCAGACGCTGTCGATTCCGGGCAGGGACGCGTCGATATCCGCCGGGGGCAGACCGGTCGTGATCGGCAGCGCGGCGCGCTCGGCACCCTCCCAGGATCGAAGCGATGCGCATGCGACGACCGCCGCGTCCGCTCCACCCGCGATCACGTCACCCAGGCGTGCCGCATCCTCCGCCGTCAGCCGACCACGCCGGGGCGCCGCAGGCTCCGCGACCAGTGCGCCCGCGATCGTGACGACCGGCGAGTCGCTGCGCACGACCACGCGGTCGCGGGCGCGTGCTACCAGCGGCCGCTCCAGGCGAAGCTGCGCCCACGCTGCTTCGCCGGGCACGAGCTGCGGGCTGCCCATCAGTGTCACGCGTGCCATTGCCTCGTCGGTCCCGAGGTGCACACGCACGCGAGTGCCGGGCTCGAGGGCGTGGGGCGCGTCCGGCAGCAGCGTGAGCAGCACGGTGAGAATGTCAGCCGCGCGCCACGCGTCTCCCTGGACCAGCACGTCGCCACGCACGACGTCGCTTCGCTCGATGCCCGCAAGAGCGAGGGCTGCCCGCTCCCCTGCACCGGCCGTTTCTGCAGCTGCACCGTGCGACTGGACGCCTCGCACGCGCACGTCGCGCGCGGCCGGCAGTAACCGGAGGCGCGCGTCACGCTGCACCGTTCCGCTCCACGCGGTGCCGGTCACGATCGTGCCGGTGCCGTGCACGGTGAACACGCGGTCGACGGGCATGCGGAACAGGTCGTCGCGCCTGCGCTCGCGCGCGCTGTGCGCGCTCCCGGCGAGC harbors:
- the selB gene encoding selenocysteine-specific translation elongation factor, with translation MERLILGTAGHIDHGKTTLVRALTGTDTDRLPEEKRRGITVDIGFAALDLPDGTHFGVVDVPGHEAFVRNMLAGASGVDVALLVVAADEGVMPQTREHLAILALLDVRALVVALTKTDLVDPEWLELAADDVRSLLEQTPWPEARVIPVAGTTGLGLDELRDALAGSAHSARERRRDDLFRMPVDRVFTVHGTGTIVTGTAWSGTVQRDARLRLLPAARDVRVRGVQSHGAAAETAGAGERAALALAGIERSDVVRGDVLVQGDAWRAADILTVLLTLLPDAPHALEPGTRVRVHLGTDEAMARVTLMGSPQLVPGEAAWAQLRLERPLVARARDRVVVRSDSPVVTIAGALVAEPAAPRRGRLTAEDAARLGDVIAGGADAAVVACASLRSWEGAERAALPITTGLPPADIDASLPGIDSVCLTATRVFARSVLTDAGLRIEQAIDTWHRAQPLEPGCERDVLRRALPTRAHTELLHAAIDDLVRHGRVSVSGALYARAGWQPQVSSAHQALLDALGAIYRDAGMAAPTEGELPREVASHPDCGAALRLLARHGELTAIEPGRWVWTEALRAGIAGARSALADRGDVGPADFREVWGVTRKHLIPLLEYLDRTGVTERSGDARRFIAAGSGAAQA
- a CDS encoding sigma-54 dependent transcriptional regulator gives rise to the protein MAQESLRVLIVDDEAALREVLLLRLRGWGYDVRAGKDVEEAEARIDEWRPDVVVTDVVLPGTSGIDLLRRLKAVDSALPVILITAHAGVDAAVEAMKAGAQDFLTKPIDYTTLHVLLESTAIELREREEVRQLEAQLGDAGAAGRVIGRSRPMRDVLATIDLLAGSDASAIITGESGTGKEVVARAIHDLSTRRRGPFLALNAAAIPDELVESELFGHEQGAFTGATRTREGCFEMATGGTLFLDEIAEMPIHLQPKLLRVLEEGSARRIGGAREIPFDVRVIAATNRDPAMAVREGSLREDLFYRLNVFSVVLPPLRERNSDIPLLAQYFIGEFNSKHGASVHGVRAEALEMLRGAPWPGNVRELRNVIERAVIIARSGWIEPRHLPPYLRNGGTGDGSIRLRPGITLAEAERTLILETLARVGNNKAAAARELGVDVKTVRNKLKAYGHA
- a CDS encoding PTS sugar transporter subunit IIA, with protein sequence MDLRDFFDRDAISLSLRAETKDDALRELVSLLGLEEKNESILVKMLKRRENLGSTGIGRGIAIPHCRSLVVNKLRVAFGRKNGGIDFNAIDSQPVEFIFLIVAPPLEVNNQYLPVLGRLAQFAKDPENVKALKTVQTPEEFLALLEQQAQA
- the dusB gene encoding tRNA dihydrouridine synthase DusB, with product MFSDLLRGLREGAVPLYLAPQAGVSEAPFRRLCRSFGADVVVSEFVSAEGLRRGSERTHAYLRFDDAERPIGVQIFGADPGAMAEAAALVEEVYRPDFLDINFGCPVKKVVKRNGGSGCLRDLDLVEAIIRAVADAIEIPTTVKIRSGWSDDTRDPVGIALRCQDAGAEVLTLHARSRTQMYSGRADWREIAAVVEALDIPVIGNGDVWSGEDARRMREDTGCAGIMIARGSHGRPWIFREARAALDGRPIPAEPDAAERFRVVIHHARNAIAFEQDEARAMLEFRKHLGWYTKGLPDGRKLREELFQVRTLADAEEILERYLEATTAIAA